One window of Nocardioides dongkuii genomic DNA carries:
- a CDS encoding S8 family peptidase, with product MRLRVATAALVLPTALVVPVVGGVVVAGPAVAAEEDCSAIQEEAPAESTVATRESRPLELMRIREAHEYLRERDVDPGEGATVAVLDSGVSQRGGVRVTEAVTATGRSDLADYHGTAVAGLIAGAPRSPEKPVGIAPAAEILDVRVYDSTEDGGVSAAGLAAGLRHVLRRGGVDVVNISLRVERDDDVEQLVEDLWDAGTIVVAAAGNRPDEDEVPLGPLFASPEPGQDAANHVFPAGYERVVAVSATAEGLPDADESDASAFVLPNTQTDVAAPVVGAVSVALNGGTCTLDAVATSWAAAEVSGVLALLRSLHPDATPGQLVSRLLSTADGRPDVPSPLTGAGVVQPLDALRRPVSPARDGSLDRTTERRDVRAVPPEPEPDTMAGPRREAVWWGLLGGGAVLLALVLRPLLARRAPGR from the coding sequence GTGCGCCTGAGGGTCGCGACCGCGGCGCTCGTCCTCCCCACGGCCCTGGTCGTGCCGGTGGTGGGCGGGGTCGTGGTCGCCGGTCCCGCGGTGGCCGCCGAGGAGGACTGCAGTGCGATCCAGGAGGAGGCGCCGGCGGAGTCTACGGTCGCCACGAGGGAGAGCCGCCCGCTGGAGCTGATGCGGATCCGCGAGGCGCACGAGTACCTCCGCGAGCGGGACGTGGACCCGGGTGAGGGCGCGACCGTGGCGGTGCTCGACTCCGGCGTCAGCCAGCGCGGCGGGGTGCGGGTCACCGAAGCGGTCACCGCCACGGGGCGGAGCGACCTCGCCGACTACCACGGCACGGCGGTCGCCGGGCTGATCGCGGGGGCGCCCCGGTCCCCGGAGAAGCCGGTCGGCATCGCGCCGGCGGCCGAGATCCTCGACGTCCGCGTCTACGACTCCACCGAGGACGGCGGGGTCAGCGCCGCCGGGCTCGCGGCCGGCCTGCGCCACGTGCTGCGCCGCGGCGGCGTCGATGTCGTCAACATCTCGCTGCGGGTGGAGCGCGACGACGACGTGGAGCAGCTCGTCGAGGACCTGTGGGACGCCGGCACCATCGTGGTCGCGGCCGCCGGCAACCGGCCCGACGAGGACGAGGTCCCCCTCGGGCCGCTCTTCGCCTCGCCCGAGCCGGGTCAGGACGCCGCGAACCACGTCTTCCCGGCCGGCTACGAACGCGTGGTCGCGGTGAGCGCGACCGCCGAGGGGCTCCCGGACGCCGACGAGTCCGACGCCTCCGCGTTCGTGCTGCCCAACACCCAGACCGACGTCGCGGCCCCCGTCGTGGGCGCGGTGTCGGTGGCGCTCAACGGCGGCACCTGCACCCTCGACGCGGTCGCCACCTCCTGGGCGGCGGCCGAGGTCAGCGGGGTGCTCGCGCTGCTGCGGTCCCTCCACCCCGACGCGACCCCCGGCCAGCTGGTCAGCCGGCTGCTCTCCACCGCCGACGGCCGCCCCGACGTGCCCAGCCCGCTCACCGGGGCGGGCGTCGTCCAGCCGCTCGACGCCCTCCGGCGGCCCGTCTCGCCGGCGCGCGACGGCAGCCTGGACCGCACCACCGAGCGCCGCGACGTGCGCGCCGTACCTCCCGAGCCGGAGCCGGACACGATGGCCGGGCCGCGCCGGGAGGCGGTCTGGTGGGGACTGCTCGGCGGCGGCGCCGTGCTGCTCGCGCTGGTGCTGCGCCCGCTCCTCGCCCGCCGCGCCCCCGGCCGCTGA
- a CDS encoding aspartate kinase gives MGIVVQKYGGSSVADATGIKRVAQRIVNTRKAGHDVVVVVSAMGDTTDELRDLAEQVTPLPPPRELDMLLTAGERMSMALVAMAIAQLGHKAQSFTGSQAGVITDSAHGKAKIIDITPGRIENAIKDGAIAIVAGFQGVSQDTKDVTTLGRGASDTTAVALAAALKADVCEIYSDVDGVFTADPRIVPAARKLDRISTEEMLEMAACGAKILHLRCVEYARRYDMPIHVRSSFSQKEGTWIIPDAQQGAEMEQAIIAGVAHDRSEAKITVVGVPDKVGEAARIFEALGATEVNLDMVVQNVSAASTGLTDISFTLPRTDGQAAMSALARIQDEVGYDQLLYNDQVGKVSLIGAGMRSHPGITARFFAALASAGVNIEMISTSEIRISVIVEEARVDEAVRATHTAFDLDSDEVEAVVYGGTGR, from the coding sequence GTGGGCATTGTCGTGCAGAAGTACGGCGGCTCGTCCGTCGCTGACGCGACCGGGATCAAGCGAGTCGCACAGCGGATCGTCAACACGCGCAAGGCCGGTCACGACGTCGTCGTCGTGGTCTCGGCCATGGGCGACACCACCGACGAGCTCCGCGACCTCGCCGAGCAGGTGACCCCGCTGCCGCCGCCGCGCGAGCTCGACATGCTGCTCACCGCGGGGGAGCGGATGTCGATGGCGCTGGTCGCGATGGCGATCGCCCAGCTCGGCCACAAGGCGCAGTCGTTCACGGGCTCCCAGGCCGGCGTGATCACCGACTCCGCGCACGGCAAGGCCAAGATCATCGACATCACGCCGGGCCGGATCGAGAACGCCATCAAGGACGGCGCGATCGCGATCGTCGCCGGCTTCCAGGGCGTCTCCCAGGACACCAAGGACGTCACCACGCTCGGCCGGGGCGCCTCCGACACCACCGCGGTGGCGCTGGCGGCCGCGCTCAAGGCCGACGTGTGCGAGATCTACAGCGACGTCGACGGCGTCTTCACCGCCGACCCGCGGATCGTGCCCGCCGCCCGCAAGCTCGACCGCATCTCCACCGAGGAGATGCTCGAGATGGCGGCCTGCGGCGCCAAGATCCTGCACCTGCGGTGCGTCGAGTACGCCCGCCGCTACGACATGCCCATCCACGTGCGCTCCTCCTTCTCCCAGAAGGAGGGCACCTGGATCATCCCCGACGCACAGCAGGGAGCAGAGATGGAGCAGGCGATCATCGCCGGCGTCGCCCACGACCGCAGCGAGGCCAAGATCACCGTCGTCGGCGTCCCCGACAAGGTGGGCGAGGCGGCCCGCATCTTCGAGGCGCTGGGCGCGACCGAGGTCAACCTCGACATGGTGGTGCAGAACGTGTCCGCGGCCTCGACCGGGCTCACCGACATCTCCTTCACGCTCCCGCGCACCGACGGCCAGGCCGCGATGAGCGCACTGGCGCGGATCCAGGACGAGGTCGGCTACGACCAGCTGCTCTACAACGACCAGGTCGGCAAGGTGTCGCTGATCGGCGCCGGCATGCGGTCCCACCCGGGCATCACCGCGCGCTTCTTCGCCGCGCTGGCCTCGGCCGGCGTGAACATCGAGATGATCTCGACCTCGGAGATCCGGATCTCGGTGATCGTCGAGGAGGCCCGGGTCGACGAGGCCGTGCGCGCCACCCACACCGCCTTCGACCTCGACTCCGACGAGGTCGAGGCGGTCGTCTACGGCGGGACCGGCAGATGA
- a CDS encoding YbaB/EbfC family nucleoid-associated protein, with translation MTQNPFDALGGAGGLDMNALLQQAQQMQEQLVSAQERLAEATVDGTVAGGAVTVTVNGTGELVGVVVKAGQFDGTDADDLSDLGDMIVAAYRDAKAQADALAGEALGPLAGGLGGALGGDPGDGGLAGPGRLGF, from the coding sequence ATGACCCAGAACCCCTTCGACGCCCTCGGCGGTGCCGGTGGTCTCGACATGAACGCCCTGCTCCAGCAGGCCCAGCAGATGCAGGAGCAGCTGGTGTCGGCCCAGGAACGGCTCGCCGAGGCGACGGTCGACGGCACCGTCGCCGGTGGCGCGGTCACCGTCACCGTCAACGGCACCGGCGAGCTGGTCGGCGTGGTGGTCAAGGCCGGGCAGTTCGACGGCACCGACGCCGACGACCTCTCCGACCTCGGCGACATGATCGTCGCCGCCTACCGCGACGCCAAGGCCCAGGCCGACGCGCTCGCCGGCGAGGCCCTCGGCCCGCTGGCCGGCGGTCTGGGCGGCGCTCTCGGCGGCGACCCGGGCGACGGTGGCCTCGCGGGCCCCGGTCGGCTCGGGTTCTAG
- a CDS encoding DUF5063 domain-containing protein, with protein sequence MTEQDTGQPTAAQLAEQLLPDSAMEEFAQQIADQVESFLVALQAISREEDGGATISLLLLEVSQLLLAGARLGAQADFTPDQEYQPDVGPDPDLDAMRMRLATLLDPVDTYSYVFDPYVPEVVTANLSDELTAIASDVANGLRHFRHGHVNEALWWWQFSYVSSWGTSATAALSALHSIVTHSRLDADDDLDAEQVAAADEMLGGVETAGR encoded by the coding sequence ATGACTGAGCAGGACACCGGGCAGCCGACGGCCGCACAGCTGGCCGAGCAGCTGCTGCCGGACTCCGCGATGGAGGAGTTCGCCCAGCAGATCGCCGACCAGGTCGAGAGCTTCCTGGTCGCGCTCCAGGCGATCTCCCGTGAGGAGGACGGCGGCGCGACGATCTCGCTGCTGCTCCTCGAGGTCAGCCAGCTGCTGCTGGCCGGGGCCCGGCTCGGCGCGCAGGCCGACTTCACGCCCGACCAGGAGTACCAGCCCGACGTCGGGCCCGACCCCGACCTGGACGCGATGCGGATGCGGCTCGCGACCCTCCTGGACCCGGTCGACACCTACTCCTACGTCTTCGACCCCTACGTCCCCGAGGTGGTCACCGCCAACCTCTCCGACGAGCTCACCGCGATCGCCAGCGACGTCGCCAACGGGCTGCGGCACTTCCGCCACGGCCACGTCAACGAGGCGCTGTGGTGGTGGCAGTTCTCCTACGTCTCCTCGTGGGGCACCAGCGCGACCGCCGCGCTGAGCGCGCTGCACTCGATCGTGACCCACTCCCGCCTCGACGCCGACGACGACCTCGACGCCGAGCAGGTCGCCGCCGCCGATGAGATGCTCGGCGGGGTCGAGACAGCGGGCCGGTAG
- a CDS encoding aspartate-semialdehyde dehydrogenase — protein sequence MTRATVNVGIVGATGQVGVAMRQILEERDFPVGDLRFFASARSAGTVLAYAGREVVVEDAATADPTGLDIALFSAGASTSRALAPRFAEAGVMVIDNSSAFRRDPEIPLVCSEVNPEAIALAHGRIIANPNCTTMAAMPVLKPLHEEAGLVRLVVSTYQAVSGSGVAGVEELAGQVAAAGDKARELAYDGEAVAFPDPQTYVRPIAYNVLPMAGSIVDDGLGETDEEQKLRHESRKILGIPDLRVSGICVRVPVFTGHSLAVNAEFASAMTVDRARELLAGAPGVELSEVPTPLQAAGKDPSYVGRLRQDEGVDGDRGLAMFISNDNLRKGAALNTVQIAELVAAAL from the coding sequence ATGACCAGGGCCACCGTGAACGTCGGCATCGTCGGTGCCACCGGCCAGGTGGGCGTCGCGATGCGCCAGATCCTCGAGGAGCGCGACTTCCCGGTCGGCGACCTCCGGTTCTTCGCCTCCGCCCGCTCCGCCGGCACCGTGCTGGCGTACGCCGGCCGCGAGGTCGTCGTCGAGGACGCCGCCACCGCCGACCCCACCGGTCTCGACATCGCCCTGTTCTCCGCCGGGGCGAGCACGTCGCGCGCGCTCGCGCCGCGGTTCGCCGAGGCCGGCGTGATGGTCATCGACAACTCCTCGGCGTTCCGCCGGGACCCCGAGATCCCGCTGGTCTGCTCGGAGGTGAATCCCGAGGCGATCGCGCTCGCCCACGGCCGGATCATCGCCAACCCCAACTGCACGACGATGGCCGCGATGCCGGTGCTCAAGCCGCTGCACGAGGAGGCCGGGCTGGTGCGCCTGGTCGTCTCCACCTACCAGGCGGTCTCCGGCTCCGGCGTCGCCGGCGTCGAGGAGCTCGCCGGCCAGGTCGCGGCTGCCGGCGACAAGGCCCGCGAGCTGGCGTACGACGGCGAGGCCGTGGCCTTCCCCGACCCGCAGACCTACGTGCGCCCCATCGCCTACAACGTGCTCCCGATGGCGGGCTCGATCGTCGACGACGGGCTCGGCGAGACCGACGAGGAGCAGAAGCTCCGCCACGAGTCCCGCAAGATCCTCGGCATCCCCGACCTCCGGGTCTCCGGGATCTGCGTGCGGGTCCCGGTCTTCACCGGGCACTCGCTCGCGGTCAACGCCGAGTTCGCCTCGGCGATGACGGTCGACCGGGCGCGCGAGCTGCTGGCGGGCGCCCCCGGCGTCGAGCTCTCCGAGGTGCCCACGCCGCTGCAGGCGGCCGGCAAGGACCCGTCGTACGTCGGGCGGCTGCGGCAGGACGAGGGCGTCGACGGCGACCGCGGGCTGGCGATGTTCATCTCCAACGACAACCTGCGCAAGGGCGCGGCCCTCAACACCGTGCAGATCGCCGAGCTGGTGGCCGCCGCGCTCTGA
- the recR gene encoding recombination mediator RecR, translating into MYEGVVQDLIDELGRLPGVGPKSAQRIAFHLLQAEPADVRRLADVLVEVKAKVKFCSICFNVSEDDQCRICRDPRRDPSVLCVVEEYKDVVAIERTREYRGRYHVLGGAISPIDGIGPEQLRIRELMTRLADGAITETILATDPNLEGEATATYLTRMLRPLGLRVTRLASGLPVGGDLEYADEVTLGRAFVGRRSADD; encoded by the coding sequence TTGTACGAAGGCGTCGTCCAGGACCTGATCGACGAGCTCGGCCGGCTTCCCGGGGTGGGTCCCAAGAGCGCGCAGCGGATCGCGTTCCACCTGCTCCAGGCCGAGCCGGCCGACGTACGCCGGCTCGCCGACGTGCTTGTCGAGGTCAAGGCCAAGGTCAAGTTCTGCAGCATCTGCTTCAACGTCTCCGAGGACGACCAGTGCCGGATCTGCCGCGACCCGCGGCGTGACCCGTCGGTGCTGTGCGTGGTCGAGGAGTACAAGGACGTCGTGGCGATCGAGCGCACCCGCGAGTACCGCGGCCGCTACCACGTCCTCGGCGGGGCGATCTCGCCGATCGACGGCATCGGCCCCGAGCAGCTGCGCATCCGCGAGCTGATGACGCGGCTGGCCGACGGGGCGATCACCGAGACGATCCTGGCCACCGACCCCAACCTCGAGGGCGAGGCGACGGCGACGTACCTCACCCGGATGCTGAGGCCGCTCGGGTTGCGCGTGACCCGGTTGGCGAGTGGACTGCCGGTGGGCGGTGACCTGGAGTACGCCGACGAGGTCACCCTGGGACGAGCGTTCGTGGGAAGGCGGTCCGCAGATGACTGA
- a CDS encoding DNA polymerase III subunit gamma and tau yields MESPLALYRRYRPETFAEVIGQDHVTAPLRAALANNRVNHAYLFSGPRGCGKTTSARILARALNCEQAPVADPCGECDSCRDLARGGPGSIDVIEIDAASHGGVDDARDLREKAFFSPVRSRYKVYIIDEAHMVTTQGFNALLKLVEEPPPHLRFIFATTEPDKVLPTIRSRTHHYPFRLIPPRLLSAYLTDLCEREQVTIAPAALPLVVRAGGGSARDTLSVLDQLLGGAGPEGVTHELATGLLGYTPDTLLDEVVDAFAAGDGAAVFGVVDKVIETGQDPRRFTEDLLRRLRDLVIVAAVPEATATGLIDVSQDQGERLVAQAARFGAAELSRAADLVATGLTEMRGATAPRLLLELICARVLLPGADHSTAGLMARVDRLEKRLTITGVPSAPAAPAAPSLPAQDRPADVHLASDRPTEAAAPPTPPVAGPRPVDTPPAAPPAAAPEAPAPAETGPAPEPTPEPTPEPTPEPTPAPRAEQPGEPAPAAGALTLVDVRRLWPDIVEATKMRRRVAWMILTQNCQVVAVEGRVVTLGFSNSGARDSFVAGGCDEVLRQAAIDVVGADWKIETIVDPGAQPGTGRPAAPPSQTADPAAAPGSGPADDAAPSDSPAPRETPPARSAEAAGPEAIARAREAVQQTRPAGAEAPRGPDLAEADADAHPDDLDADTDGLGGAELLARELGAQVIEEIRHQ; encoded by the coding sequence GTGGAGTCCCCCCTCGCGCTGTACCGCCGCTACCGGCCGGAGACGTTCGCCGAGGTCATCGGCCAGGACCACGTGACCGCGCCGCTCCGGGCCGCCCTGGCCAACAACCGGGTCAACCACGCCTACCTGTTCTCTGGCCCCCGCGGGTGCGGCAAGACCACCTCGGCGCGGATCCTCGCCCGGGCGCTCAACTGCGAGCAGGCCCCCGTGGCCGACCCGTGCGGTGAGTGCGACAGCTGCCGCGACCTCGCCCGCGGCGGCCCCGGCTCCATCGACGTCATCGAGATCGACGCGGCGTCCCACGGCGGCGTCGACGACGCCCGCGACCTGCGCGAGAAGGCGTTCTTCTCCCCGGTCCGCAGCCGCTACAAGGTCTACATCATCGACGAGGCGCACATGGTGACCACGCAGGGCTTCAACGCCCTGCTGAAGCTGGTCGAGGAGCCCCCGCCGCACCTCCGGTTCATCTTCGCCACCACCGAGCCCGACAAGGTGCTGCCGACGATCCGGTCGCGCACCCACCACTACCCCTTCCGGCTGATCCCGCCGCGCCTGCTCTCGGCGTACCTCACCGACCTCTGCGAGCGCGAGCAGGTCACCATCGCCCCGGCCGCGCTGCCGCTGGTCGTGCGCGCGGGTGGCGGCTCGGCCCGCGACACCCTCTCGGTGCTCGACCAGCTGCTCGGCGGCGCCGGCCCCGAGGGCGTCACCCACGAGCTCGCGACCGGGCTGCTCGGCTACACCCCCGACACGCTGCTCGACGAGGTCGTCGACGCGTTCGCCGCCGGCGACGGCGCGGCGGTCTTCGGGGTGGTCGACAAGGTCATCGAGACCGGTCAGGACCCCCGCCGGTTCACCGAGGACCTGCTGCGCCGGCTGCGCGACCTGGTGATCGTGGCGGCGGTCCCCGAGGCGACGGCGACCGGCCTGATCGACGTCTCCCAGGACCAGGGGGAGCGGCTCGTGGCCCAGGCCGCGCGCTTCGGCGCCGCCGAGCTGAGCCGGGCCGCCGACCTGGTCGCCACCGGTCTCACCGAGATGCGCGGGGCCACCGCCCCGCGGCTGCTGCTCGAGCTCATCTGTGCCCGGGTGCTGCTGCCCGGCGCCGACCACTCGACGGCCGGGCTGATGGCCCGGGTCGACCGCCTCGAGAAGCGGCTCACCATCACCGGCGTCCCCTCCGCGCCGGCCGCCCCCGCGGCGCCGTCCCTGCCGGCCCAGGACCGCCCCGCCGACGTCCACCTGGCCAGCGACCGGCCCACCGAGGCCGCGGCGCCGCCCACCCCGCCCGTCGCGGGGCCCCGTCCGGTGGACACGCCCCCCGCGGCCCCGCCGGCCGCCGCCCCGGAGGCTCCGGCTCCGGCCGAGACGGGGCCGGCGCCCGAGCCCACGCCCGAGCCCACGCCTGAGCCCACGCCTGAGCCCACGCCTGCCCCGCGCGCCGAGCAGCCGGGGGAGCCCGCCCCGGCGGCCGGCGCCCTCACGCTCGTCGACGTGCGCCGACTGTGGCCCGACATCGTCGAGGCCACCAAGATGCGCCGACGGGTCGCCTGGATGATCCTCACCCAGAACTGCCAGGTCGTCGCGGTCGAGGGCAGGGTCGTCACCCTCGGGTTCTCCAACTCCGGTGCGCGCGACTCGTTCGTCGCCGGCGGCTGCGACGAGGTGCTGCGCCAGGCGGCCATCGACGTCGTGGGCGCCGACTGGAAGATCGAGACGATCGTCGATCCCGGTGCCCAGCCCGGCACCGGACGGCCCGCCGCCCCGCCGTCCCAGACCGCCGACCCCGCCGCGGCGCCGGGGTCCGGTCCCGCGGACGACGCGGCGCCGTCCGACTCCCCGGCCCCGCGGGAGACACCGCCGGCCCGCTCCGCCGAGGCCGCGGGCCCCGAGGCGATCGCCCGGGCGCGCGAGGCGGTCCAGCAGACCCGGCCGGCCGGTGCCGAGGCGCCGCGCGGGCCCGACCTGGCCGAGGCCGACGCCGACGCCCACCCCGACGACCTCGATGCCGACACCGACGGGCTCGGCGGCGCCGAGCTGCTCGCCCGCGAGCTCGGTGCCCAGGTGATCGAGGAGATCCGCCATCAGTGA
- a CDS encoding Ig-like domain repeat protein: protein MPSTLTRSLGGGLAAVLLSATLTSVSLAPAHAAPADPEVAAGDGWTVTPAAGGYQVTVDLDAPLPIRSDAPTILVDGESIGLATESADGLSLSVFTADPAVADAAQVTPGWASQSDTAGARTTDAVEVPPATAAKALDADPSSIGSYDWTESIYKFGEQSIPLAAIGGIDGELEGKLYLPTTGGARPTVVLLHGRHGSCYGTGTANPLRWPCTTTPEDTSRKSIPSYLGYDGTARALASNGYAVVSISANAINANDNQLAADQGAQARGQLLLDTLTLLRDAGKGDPVSYHDAWEDRDVSLDQAFVEGAEALAERAEGFPNGVEPLDPVRAADLVGRFDLSTIGMMGHSRGGEGVTSAAVLNQALDSPWAIESILPLAPVDFGRMTVPDVPMNVMLPYCDGDVSNQQGQHMLDDSRYAFDDDVLRSGVWAMGANHNFYNTVWTPGQYAYSVSDDWSGSAARRTEPICGTDPTVAETSIRMTPQEQYDQGTAYMAGWFRATLGGERQFLPMFDGTGAVPAVLGDEDVRSMATAPASARSTVTSFESTTSLVRTFGTATATVCASMNARTTAQTLPACTANQASATVPHWTPATNGGNVPATPVTRMTWTSGTGELRVGVPAGRRDARGFERLSVKMAADETVASGTDLTLTVVDGKGATWRSPVSALNPLALVRLPTSTNPNATSTLRKIVLQQVNVPTAALTEAGLTVGDLREVRFTAAQGLDATAAGGAYLSDLAFESSAVGTPRQRTWPTIDVYAPNTVEGDAPGTVDLAVYLDEPATSTVVGYASLLGSSSSRAGATMERVTFAPGQTCQVVTAAVQGDDAASTTNGTTVKASVINTSGAVMGKRAIVNMTVSEDDGLLPSGTPPTTPAALPAYGTPGPACAELEGVLAGGTVEGPTHAAPGSAFTLTAAGFRSGESVTFTATGMEPVTVVADGTGLATATLTVPADVARGDVAVTAVGAGTGRTATGAFSTKAPTSVTLAMSEPSGVFGTPGTVDVEVSGATGGEVELTVGSTTATVPVDETGSATYQLPALLPAGRHTVRATYLGTADADRSTSTMTYRVTKKATRTKVKAARSVAGGGKLAVTVRIRDLVPGAAPLGEVKLRIVGGGGTYDVQKLRRLTAGRTGTVTFTLTAPRRLEKLRLTARYIATGSYAGSTSPVRTVRVR, encoded by the coding sequence TTGCCAAGCACCCTCACGCGGAGCCTGGGGGGCGGCCTCGCCGCCGTCCTCCTCTCCGCCACCCTGACCAGCGTGTCGCTGGCACCGGCCCACGCCGCACCGGCCGACCCGGAGGTCGCCGCGGGCGACGGCTGGACCGTCACCCCCGCCGCCGGCGGCTACCAGGTCACCGTCGACCTCGACGCGCCGCTGCCGATCCGCTCGGACGCGCCGACGATCCTGGTCGACGGCGAGAGCATCGGACTGGCCACCGAGTCCGCCGACGGCCTGTCGCTGTCGGTCTTCACCGCGGACCCGGCGGTCGCGGACGCCGCGCAGGTGACCCCCGGGTGGGCCAGCCAGTCCGACACCGCGGGCGCCCGGACCACCGACGCCGTCGAGGTCCCCCCGGCGACCGCGGCGAAGGCGCTGGACGCCGACCCGTCCTCGATCGGCTCCTACGACTGGACCGAGTCGATCTACAAGTTCGGCGAGCAGAGCATCCCGCTGGCCGCCATCGGCGGGATCGACGGCGAGCTGGAGGGCAAGCTGTACCTGCCCACGACCGGCGGCGCCCGCCCGACCGTGGTCCTGCTGCACGGCCGGCACGGCTCCTGCTACGGCACCGGCACGGCCAACCCGCTGCGCTGGCCCTGCACCACCACTCCCGAGGACACCAGCAGGAAGTCGATCCCCAGCTACCTCGGGTACGACGGCACCGCGCGGGCCCTGGCGAGCAACGGGTACGCCGTGGTCTCGATCTCCGCGAACGCGATCAACGCCAACGACAACCAGCTGGCGGCCGACCAGGGCGCCCAGGCACGCGGCCAGCTGCTCCTCGACACGCTCACCCTCCTGCGGGACGCCGGCAAGGGCGACCCGGTCTCGTACCACGACGCGTGGGAGGACCGGGACGTCAGCCTGGACCAGGCGTTCGTCGAGGGCGCGGAGGCGCTCGCCGAGCGCGCCGAGGGCTTCCCGAACGGCGTCGAGCCGCTCGACCCGGTGCGGGCCGCCGACCTGGTCGGCCGCTTCGACCTGAGCACGATCGGCATGATGGGTCACTCGCGCGGCGGCGAGGGCGTCACCTCGGCCGCCGTCCTCAACCAGGCGCTCGACTCCCCGTGGGCGATCGAGTCGATCCTGCCGCTCGCGCCGGTCGACTTCGGGCGGATGACCGTGCCGGACGTGCCGATGAACGTGATGCTCCCCTACTGCGACGGCGACGTCTCCAACCAGCAGGGCCAGCACATGCTCGACGACTCGCGCTACGCCTTCGACGACGACGTCCTGCGCAGCGGGGTCTGGGCGATGGGCGCCAACCACAACTTCTACAACACCGTGTGGACGCCGGGGCAGTACGCCTACAGCGTCAGCGATGACTGGAGCGGCAGCGCCGCCCGGCGGACGGAGCCGATCTGCGGCACCGACCCGACCGTCGCGGAGACCTCGATCCGGATGACGCCCCAGGAGCAGTACGACCAGGGCACGGCGTACATGGCCGGCTGGTTCCGCGCCACCCTCGGTGGCGAGCGCCAGTTCCTGCCGATGTTCGACGGCACCGGCGCGGTGCCGGCGGTCCTCGGCGACGAGGACGTCCGCAGCATGGCGACCGCCCCGGCCTCGGCCCGGAGCACCGTCACCAGCTTCGAGAGCACCACGTCGCTGGTCCGGACCTTCGGCACCGCCACCGCGACGGTGTGCGCCAGCATGAACGCGCGCACCACCGCCCAGACGCTGCCCGCCTGCACGGCGAACCAGGCCAGCGCCACCGTGCCGCACTGGACCCCGGCCACCAACGGCGGCAACGTGCCGGCCACGCCGGTGACCCGGATGACCTGGACCTCGGGCACCGGGGAGCTGCGGGTCGGCGTCCCCGCCGGCCGGCGCGACGCCCGCGGCTTCGAGCGGCTCTCGGTCAAGATGGCGGCCGACGAGACCGTCGCCTCGGGCACCGACCTCACCCTGACCGTCGTGGACGGCAAGGGCGCCACCTGGCGCTCCCCGGTCTCGGCGCTCAACCCGCTCGCCCTGGTACGGCTGCCGACGTCGACGAACCCGAACGCGACGTCCACGCTGAGGAAGATCGTGCTCCAGCAGGTCAACGTGCCCACCGCCGCCCTCACCGAGGCCGGCCTCACGGTCGGCGACCTGCGGGAGGTGCGGTTCACCGCGGCCCAGGGCCTGGACGCCACCGCCGCCGGCGGGGCGTACCTCTCGGACCTGGCGTTCGAGAGCTCCGCCGTCGGCACCCCGCGGCAGCGGACCTGGCCGACGATCGACGTCTACGCACCCAACACCGTCGAGGGCGACGCTCCCGGCACCGTGGACCTGGCGGTCTACCTCGACGAGCCGGCGACCTCGACGGTCGTGGGGTACGCCTCCCTGCTGGGCTCCAGCTCCAGCCGGGCCGGCGCCACGATGGAGCGGGTGACCTTCGCCCCCGGCCAGACCTGCCAGGTGGTGACCGCCGCCGTGCAGGGTGACGACGCGGCGAGCACCACCAACGGCACGACGGTCAAGGCCAGCGTCATCAACACCTCGGGCGCGGTGATGGGCAAGCGGGCGATCGTGAACATGACCGTCAGCGAGGACGACGGGCTGCTCCCGAGCGGCACGCCTCCCACGACGCCGGCCGCGCTGCCGGCGTACGGCACTCCCGGGCCGGCCTGCGCCGAGCTCGAGGGCGTGCTCGCGGGTGGCACCGTCGAGGGGCCGACGCACGCCGCCCCCGGCAGCGCGTTCACGCTGACGGCCGCCGGGTTCCGCTCCGGGGAGTCGGTGACCTTCACGGCCACCGGGATGGAGCCGGTGACCGTGGTCGCCGACGGGACCGGCCTCGCGACCGCGACGCTGACGGTGCCCGCGGACGTCGCGCGCGGCGACGTCGCCGTGACCGCCGTCGGGGCCGGCACCGGCCGCACGGCCACGGGGGCGTTCTCCACGAAGGCCCCGACCTCGGTCACCCTCGCGATGAGCGAGCCGTCGGGCGTGTTCGGCACCCCGGGCACGGTCGACGTCGAGGTCAGCGGGGCCACCGGGGGCGAGGTGGAGCTCACCGTCGGCTCGACCACCGCCACCGTGCCGGTCGACGAGACCGGGTCGGCGACCTACCAGCTCCCGGCGCTGCTGCCGGCGGGCCGGCACACCGTGCGGGCGACGTACCTCGGCACGGCCGACGCGGACCGGTCCACGTCGACCATGACGTACCGGGTCACGAAGAAGGCCACCCGCACCAAGGTCAAGGCCGCCCGGTCGGTGGCCGGGGGCGGCAAGCTGGCCGTCACGGTGCGGATCCGCGACCTGGTCCCGGGCGCCGCCCCGCTCGGCGAGGTGAAGCTGCGGATCGTGGGCGGCGGCGGGACCTACGACGTGCAGAAGCTGCGCCGGCTCACCGCCGGCCGGACCGGGACGGTGACCTTCACCCTCACGGCGCCGCGCCGGCTCGAGAAGCTGCGGCTCACGGCGAGGTACATCGCGACCGGCAGCTACGCCGGGAGCACGTCGCCGGTGCGGACGGTCCGGGTGCGCTGA